From Chaetodon auriga isolate fChaAug3 chromosome 10, fChaAug3.hap1, whole genome shotgun sequence, a single genomic window includes:
- the LOC143326539 gene encoding cadherin-like protein 26 isoform X4, which translates to MEMIQLSLFFMLCMVVHRSSSEILQRQKRSWIIDSFTIDEGYTGSFPYSLGTIKVEKDLSLFEIKGQGVDEDPIGILQINRETGEITVHGPVDYEKYKVFKIIFQAFDKEKHILDTQLGVEIQIKDSNDNPPKFDSEWQEISIKESTVQGTDLTIIKASDGDTNKKDATFVFRMVSVTPTPHDLEFYLNQKFETQTATISFRGCLDHERAEKYTIVVEAKDQGEKIQLSSSCTIIINIEDGNNHLPLITGQTGPGKVKEGEENVLVTRLQATDKDTKGTEAWRAKYQIHGDTDNNFRITTDPETNEGLLYLEKALDYEENPLKNITISVENEIPYHSCKVVSRTASGLWKVVTTTTGSTISGTGVDTLRQSTYQMTVTVEDVNEPPIFDKPNKQVTLGENVKAGQYLETFTARDRDTINANTFVYSKGHDPAGWITVDPVTGKITTAKGFDRESAFVNNSIYTVTIHAVDNGKPPMTATATLSIHITDENDNTPTLDVNTIDMCQSHGPSVANITVSDLDEDPYGGPFQFKLHGDVEGKWRVDPPQGYSLNLVKENRVHSGQFKLLVEVFDRQHKSYVHNLSVTVCNCLDMTKPNCRNSATTSTAGGGAIGIIFFGILLLAGALLLAFMVSCNRDKVAFPDAGSGCIMDSNIEKPGTDCKVRYELLNQHQSVKIKAESEVQTMTMKQQQQQQTNNIKVAVSEANLGYSTSQMDQWQSNNAHWVTTDSVNAVSQGRQQNFNVGNSMRVGLKYADASSSMRVRDQYRNSMRWRNNWMRSSKYSADAEIGTLREMLSTALTTMLYNLQAPGEELGDYAPHVYAEEGDNETSFELDDISIPDISFEPDFDPDLTLKFNNLASICMPHKSTAYSTETFFVTEKHEMATLIQAENWKTSMITESHL; encoded by the exons ATGGAGATGATACAGCTCAGTCTCTTCTTCATGCTG TGCATGGTAGTCCACAGGTCATCTTCAGAAATTTTGCAGCGACAAAAAAGAAGCTGGATCATTGATTCTTTTACCATCGATGAAGGCTATACTGGAAGCTTCCCATATTCTCTGGGCACA ATTAAAGTTGAGAAGGACCTCAGCCTTTTCGAGATAAAAGGTCAAGGTGTTGATGAGGACCCAATAGGTATATTACAAATCAACAGAGAAACCGGAGAGATTACTGTCCACGGCCCTGTGGACTATGAGAAGTACAAAGTTTTTAAG ATAATCTTTCAGGCCTttgataaagaaaaacacatattaGACACGCAGCTGGGCGTTGAGATCCAGATTAAGGACTCAAATGACAACCCTCCAAAGTTTGACTCTGAATGGCAGGAGATCAGCATAAAAGAGTCAACGGTACAAG GCACTGACCTTACTATTATCAAGGCAAGCGATGGCGACACCAACAAGAAAGATgcaacatttgttttcagaatgGTCTCAGTCACTCCTACACCCCATGACCTGGAGTTCTACTTAAACCAGAAGTTTGAAACTCAAACTGCAACCATCTCATTTAGAGGGTGTCTGGACCATGAG agagcagagaaataCACCATCGTAGTGGAGGCCAAAGACCAGGGAGAAAAAATCCagctctccagctcctgcacTATCATAATCAACATAGAAGATGGAAATAATCACCTTCCTTTAATCACAGGACAAACG GGCCCAGGGAAAgtgaaagaaggagaggaaaatgttctTGTAACGCGTCTGCAAGCTACAGACAAAGACACCAAAGGTACAGAGGCCTGGAGAGCGAAATATCAAATCCACGGAGACACAGACAACAACTTCAGGATCACTACTGACCCTGAGACAAACGAGGGACTACTGTATCTGGAAAAG GCTCTGGACTATGAAGAAAATCCTCTGAAGAACATAACTATCAGTGTAGAGAATGAAATTCCTTATCACTCATGCAAAGTGGTGAGCCGCACAGCCTCTGGCCTTTGGAAAGTAGTCACTACTACTACTGGTTCCACAATTAGTGGAACAGGGGTAGACACACTACGTCAGTCCACCTACCAAATGACAGTGACCGTGGAGGATGTCAACGAGCCTCCAATCTTCGACAAACCTAACAAACAAGTTACACTGGGTGAGAATGTCAAGGCGGGACAGTATCTGGAGACATTTACAGCCAGAGACCGTGACACAATTAACGCAAACACATTTGT ataCAGCAAAGGACATGATCCAGCTGGCTGGATCACAGTGGACCCTGTGACAGGAAAAATAACTACAGCAAAGGGCTTTGACCGAGAGTCAGCCTTTGTGAACAATAGTATCTATACCGTCACAATACATGCTGTTGACAATG GCAAACCTCCAATGACAGCCACTGCCACCCTAAGCATCCATATTACCGATGAGAATGACAATACTCCAACCTTGGATGTCAACACAATTGACATGTGCCAGTCTCATGGGCCATCTGTGGCCAACATCACAGTGTCTGACTTGGATGAAGATCCCTACGGTGGACCTTTCCAGTTCAAGCTCCATGGAGATGTTGAGGGCAAGTGGAGGGTTGACCCTCCTCAAG GGTATTCGCTCAACCTGGTGAAAGAGAACAGGGTTCATTCTGGACAATTTAAGCTGCTGGTGGAAGTGTTTGACCGTCAGCACAAAAGCTATGTCCACAACTTGTCAGTTACTGTGTGTAACTGCTTAGACATGACGAAGCCAAACTGTCGCAACAGCGCTACTACCTCGACAGCAGGAGGCGGAGCAATTGGGATCATCTTCTTCGGCATACTACTGCTTGCAG GTGCGCTGCTTTTGGCTTTTATGGTGTCATGCAATAGAGACAAAGTAGCATTCCCAGATGCCGGGTCCGGTTGTATAATGGACTCTAACATTGAGAAACCGGGAACTGACTGCAAg GTGCGTTATGAGCTATTAAACCAACATCAAAGTGTGAAAATTAAAGCAGAATCTGAAGTTCAAACAATGACAATGAAGCAA cagcagcagcagcaaaccaaTAACATAAAAGTGGCAGTATCAGAAGCCAATTTAGGGTACAGCACATCCCAAATGGACCAATGGCAAAGTAACAACGCGCATTGG GTGACAACTGACTCAGTAAATGCAGTATCACAAGGCCGGCAGCAAAACTTTAATGTTGGGAACTCTATGCGTGTGGGACTGAAa TACGCAGATGCGTCATCATCCATGAGAGTAAGAGATCAGTACAGAAACTCCATGCGCTGG AGGAACAATTGGATGAGAAGCAGCAAATACTCTGCAGACGCTGAGATTGGTACCCTCCGTGAGATGCTGTCCACAGCACTAACTACG ATGCTGTACAATCTCCAGGCACCAGGAGAGGAGCTGGGTGATTATGCTCCTCATGTATATGCTGAGGAAGGGGACAATGAGACCAGCTTTGAGCTAGATGACATCTCCATCCCTGATATTTCCTTTGAGCCAGACTTTGACCCAGACCTGACTTTGAAGTTCAATAATCTGGCCTCTATTTGCATGCCTCATAAAAGTACTGCATACAGTACCGAAACCTTCTTTGTGACGGAAAAACATGAGATGGCAACTCTAATCCAAGCAGAAAACTGGAAAACTAGCATGATCACTGAATCACATTTGTAA
- the LOC143326539 gene encoding cadherin-like protein 26 isoform X1, protein MEMIQLSLFFMLCMVVHRSSSEILQRQKRSWIIDSFTIDEGYTGSFPYSLGTIKVEKDLSLFEIKGQGVDEDPIGILQINRETGEITVHGPVDYEKYKVFKIIFQAFDKEKHILDTQLGVEIQIKDSNDNPPKFDSEWQEISIKESTVQGTDLTIIKASDGDTNKKDATFVFRMVSVTPTPHDLEFYLNQKFETQTATISFRGCLDHERAEKYTIVVEAKDQGEKIQLSSSCTIIINIEDGNNHLPLITGQTGPGKVKEGEENVLVTRLQATDKDTKGTEAWRAKYQIHGDTDNNFRITTDPETNEGLLYLEKALDYEENPLKNITISVENEIPYHSCKVVSRTASGLWKVVTTTTGSTISGTGVDTLRQSTYQMTVTVEDVNEPPIFDKPNKQVTLGENVKAGQYLETFTARDRDTINANTFVYSKGHDPAGWITVDPVTGKITTAKGFDRESAFVNNSIYTVTIHAVDNGKPPMTATATLSIHITDENDNTPTLDVNTIDMCQSHGPSVANITVSDLDEDPYGGPFQFKLHGDVEGKWRVDPPQGYSLNLVKENRVHSGQFKLLVEVFDRQHKSYVHNLSVTVCNCLDMTKPNCRNSATTSTAGGGAIGIIFFGILLLAGALLLAFMVSCNRDKVAFPDAGSGCIMDSNIEKPGTDCKVRYELLNQHQSVKIKAESEVQTMTMKQQQQQQQQQTNNIKVAVSEANLGYSTSQMDQWQSNNAHWVTTDSVNAVSQGRQQNFNVGNSMRVGLKYADASSSMRVRDQYRNSMRWRNNWMRSSKYSADAEIGTLREMLSTALTTMLYNLQAPGEELGDYAPHVYAEEGDNETSFELDDISIPDISFEPDFDPDLTLKFNNLASICMPHKSTAYSTETFFVTEKHEMATLIQAENWKTSMITESHL, encoded by the exons ATGGAGATGATACAGCTCAGTCTCTTCTTCATGCTG TGCATGGTAGTCCACAGGTCATCTTCAGAAATTTTGCAGCGACAAAAAAGAAGCTGGATCATTGATTCTTTTACCATCGATGAAGGCTATACTGGAAGCTTCCCATATTCTCTGGGCACA ATTAAAGTTGAGAAGGACCTCAGCCTTTTCGAGATAAAAGGTCAAGGTGTTGATGAGGACCCAATAGGTATATTACAAATCAACAGAGAAACCGGAGAGATTACTGTCCACGGCCCTGTGGACTATGAGAAGTACAAAGTTTTTAAG ATAATCTTTCAGGCCTttgataaagaaaaacacatattaGACACGCAGCTGGGCGTTGAGATCCAGATTAAGGACTCAAATGACAACCCTCCAAAGTTTGACTCTGAATGGCAGGAGATCAGCATAAAAGAGTCAACGGTACAAG GCACTGACCTTACTATTATCAAGGCAAGCGATGGCGACACCAACAAGAAAGATgcaacatttgttttcagaatgGTCTCAGTCACTCCTACACCCCATGACCTGGAGTTCTACTTAAACCAGAAGTTTGAAACTCAAACTGCAACCATCTCATTTAGAGGGTGTCTGGACCATGAG agagcagagaaataCACCATCGTAGTGGAGGCCAAAGACCAGGGAGAAAAAATCCagctctccagctcctgcacTATCATAATCAACATAGAAGATGGAAATAATCACCTTCCTTTAATCACAGGACAAACG GGCCCAGGGAAAgtgaaagaaggagaggaaaatgttctTGTAACGCGTCTGCAAGCTACAGACAAAGACACCAAAGGTACAGAGGCCTGGAGAGCGAAATATCAAATCCACGGAGACACAGACAACAACTTCAGGATCACTACTGACCCTGAGACAAACGAGGGACTACTGTATCTGGAAAAG GCTCTGGACTATGAAGAAAATCCTCTGAAGAACATAACTATCAGTGTAGAGAATGAAATTCCTTATCACTCATGCAAAGTGGTGAGCCGCACAGCCTCTGGCCTTTGGAAAGTAGTCACTACTACTACTGGTTCCACAATTAGTGGAACAGGGGTAGACACACTACGTCAGTCCACCTACCAAATGACAGTGACCGTGGAGGATGTCAACGAGCCTCCAATCTTCGACAAACCTAACAAACAAGTTACACTGGGTGAGAATGTCAAGGCGGGACAGTATCTGGAGACATTTACAGCCAGAGACCGTGACACAATTAACGCAAACACATTTGT ataCAGCAAAGGACATGATCCAGCTGGCTGGATCACAGTGGACCCTGTGACAGGAAAAATAACTACAGCAAAGGGCTTTGACCGAGAGTCAGCCTTTGTGAACAATAGTATCTATACCGTCACAATACATGCTGTTGACAATG GCAAACCTCCAATGACAGCCACTGCCACCCTAAGCATCCATATTACCGATGAGAATGACAATACTCCAACCTTGGATGTCAACACAATTGACATGTGCCAGTCTCATGGGCCATCTGTGGCCAACATCACAGTGTCTGACTTGGATGAAGATCCCTACGGTGGACCTTTCCAGTTCAAGCTCCATGGAGATGTTGAGGGCAAGTGGAGGGTTGACCCTCCTCAAG GGTATTCGCTCAACCTGGTGAAAGAGAACAGGGTTCATTCTGGACAATTTAAGCTGCTGGTGGAAGTGTTTGACCGTCAGCACAAAAGCTATGTCCACAACTTGTCAGTTACTGTGTGTAACTGCTTAGACATGACGAAGCCAAACTGTCGCAACAGCGCTACTACCTCGACAGCAGGAGGCGGAGCAATTGGGATCATCTTCTTCGGCATACTACTGCTTGCAG GTGCGCTGCTTTTGGCTTTTATGGTGTCATGCAATAGAGACAAAGTAGCATTCCCAGATGCCGGGTCCGGTTGTATAATGGACTCTAACATTGAGAAACCGGGAACTGACTGCAAg GTGCGTTATGAGCTATTAAACCAACATCAAAGTGTGAAAATTAAAGCAGAATCTGAAGTTCAAACAATGACAATGAAGCAA cagcagcagcagcagcagcagcaaaccaaTAACATAAAAGTGGCAGTATCAGAAGCCAATTTAGGGTACAGCACATCCCAAATGGACCAATGGCAAAGTAACAACGCGCATTGG GTGACAACTGACTCAGTAAATGCAGTATCACAAGGCCGGCAGCAAAACTTTAATGTTGGGAACTCTATGCGTGTGGGACTGAAa TACGCAGATGCGTCATCATCCATGAGAGTAAGAGATCAGTACAGAAACTCCATGCGCTGG AGGAACAATTGGATGAGAAGCAGCAAATACTCTGCAGACGCTGAGATTGGTACCCTCCGTGAGATGCTGTCCACAGCACTAACTACG ATGCTGTACAATCTCCAGGCACCAGGAGAGGAGCTGGGTGATTATGCTCCTCATGTATATGCTGAGGAAGGGGACAATGAGACCAGCTTTGAGCTAGATGACATCTCCATCCCTGATATTTCCTTTGAGCCAGACTTTGACCCAGACCTGACTTTGAAGTTCAATAATCTGGCCTCTATTTGCATGCCTCATAAAAGTACTGCATACAGTACCGAAACCTTCTTTGTGACGGAAAAACATGAGATGGCAACTCTAATCCAAGCAGAAAACTGGAAAACTAGCATGATCACTGAATCACATTTGTAA
- the LOC143326539 gene encoding cadherin-like protein 26 isoform X2 — translation MEMIQLSLFFMLCMVVHRSSSEILQRQKRSWIIDSFTIDEGYTGSFPYSLGTIKVEKDLSLFEIKGQGVDEDPIGILQINRETGEITVHGPVDYEKYKVFKIIFQAFDKEKHILDTQLGVEIQIKDSNDNPPKFDSEWQEISIKESTVQGTDLTIIKASDGDTNKKDATFVFRMVSVTPTPHDLEFYLNQKFETQTATISFRGCLDHERAEKYTIVVEAKDQGEKIQLSSSCTIIINIEDGNNHLPLITGQTGPGKVKEGEENVLVTRLQATDKDTKGTEAWRAKYQIHGDTDNNFRITTDPETNEGLLYLEKALDYEENPLKNITISVENEIPYHSCKVVSRTASGLWKVVTTTTGSTISGTGVDTLRQSTYQMTVTVEDVNEPPIFDKPNKQVTLGENVKAGQYLETFTARDRDTINANTFVYSKGHDPAGWITVDPVTGKITTAKGFDRESAFVNNSIYTVTIHAVDNGKPPMTATATLSIHITDENDNTPTLDVNTIDMCQSHGPSVANITVSDLDEDPYGGPFQFKLHGDVEGKWRVDPPQGYSLNLVKENRVHSGQFKLLVEVFDRQHKSYVHNLSVTVCNCLDMTKPNCRNSATTSTAGGGAIGIIFFGILLLAGALLLAFMVSCNRDKVAFPDAGSGCIMDSNIEKPGTDCKVRYELLNQHQSVKIKAESEVQTMTMKQQQQQQQQTNNIKVAVSEANLGYSTSQMDQWQSNNAHWVTTDSVNAVSQGRQQNFNVGNSMRVGLKYADASSSMRVRDQYRNSMRWRNNWMRSSKYSADAEIGTLREMLSTALTTMLYNLQAPGEELGDYAPHVYAEEGDNETSFELDDISIPDISFEPDFDPDLTLKFNNLASICMPHKSTAYSTETFFVTEKHEMATLIQAENWKTSMITESHL, via the exons ATGGAGATGATACAGCTCAGTCTCTTCTTCATGCTG TGCATGGTAGTCCACAGGTCATCTTCAGAAATTTTGCAGCGACAAAAAAGAAGCTGGATCATTGATTCTTTTACCATCGATGAAGGCTATACTGGAAGCTTCCCATATTCTCTGGGCACA ATTAAAGTTGAGAAGGACCTCAGCCTTTTCGAGATAAAAGGTCAAGGTGTTGATGAGGACCCAATAGGTATATTACAAATCAACAGAGAAACCGGAGAGATTACTGTCCACGGCCCTGTGGACTATGAGAAGTACAAAGTTTTTAAG ATAATCTTTCAGGCCTttgataaagaaaaacacatattaGACACGCAGCTGGGCGTTGAGATCCAGATTAAGGACTCAAATGACAACCCTCCAAAGTTTGACTCTGAATGGCAGGAGATCAGCATAAAAGAGTCAACGGTACAAG GCACTGACCTTACTATTATCAAGGCAAGCGATGGCGACACCAACAAGAAAGATgcaacatttgttttcagaatgGTCTCAGTCACTCCTACACCCCATGACCTGGAGTTCTACTTAAACCAGAAGTTTGAAACTCAAACTGCAACCATCTCATTTAGAGGGTGTCTGGACCATGAG agagcagagaaataCACCATCGTAGTGGAGGCCAAAGACCAGGGAGAAAAAATCCagctctccagctcctgcacTATCATAATCAACATAGAAGATGGAAATAATCACCTTCCTTTAATCACAGGACAAACG GGCCCAGGGAAAgtgaaagaaggagaggaaaatgttctTGTAACGCGTCTGCAAGCTACAGACAAAGACACCAAAGGTACAGAGGCCTGGAGAGCGAAATATCAAATCCACGGAGACACAGACAACAACTTCAGGATCACTACTGACCCTGAGACAAACGAGGGACTACTGTATCTGGAAAAG GCTCTGGACTATGAAGAAAATCCTCTGAAGAACATAACTATCAGTGTAGAGAATGAAATTCCTTATCACTCATGCAAAGTGGTGAGCCGCACAGCCTCTGGCCTTTGGAAAGTAGTCACTACTACTACTGGTTCCACAATTAGTGGAACAGGGGTAGACACACTACGTCAGTCCACCTACCAAATGACAGTGACCGTGGAGGATGTCAACGAGCCTCCAATCTTCGACAAACCTAACAAACAAGTTACACTGGGTGAGAATGTCAAGGCGGGACAGTATCTGGAGACATTTACAGCCAGAGACCGTGACACAATTAACGCAAACACATTTGT ataCAGCAAAGGACATGATCCAGCTGGCTGGATCACAGTGGACCCTGTGACAGGAAAAATAACTACAGCAAAGGGCTTTGACCGAGAGTCAGCCTTTGTGAACAATAGTATCTATACCGTCACAATACATGCTGTTGACAATG GCAAACCTCCAATGACAGCCACTGCCACCCTAAGCATCCATATTACCGATGAGAATGACAATACTCCAACCTTGGATGTCAACACAATTGACATGTGCCAGTCTCATGGGCCATCTGTGGCCAACATCACAGTGTCTGACTTGGATGAAGATCCCTACGGTGGACCTTTCCAGTTCAAGCTCCATGGAGATGTTGAGGGCAAGTGGAGGGTTGACCCTCCTCAAG GGTATTCGCTCAACCTGGTGAAAGAGAACAGGGTTCATTCTGGACAATTTAAGCTGCTGGTGGAAGTGTTTGACCGTCAGCACAAAAGCTATGTCCACAACTTGTCAGTTACTGTGTGTAACTGCTTAGACATGACGAAGCCAAACTGTCGCAACAGCGCTACTACCTCGACAGCAGGAGGCGGAGCAATTGGGATCATCTTCTTCGGCATACTACTGCTTGCAG GTGCGCTGCTTTTGGCTTTTATGGTGTCATGCAATAGAGACAAAGTAGCATTCCCAGATGCCGGGTCCGGTTGTATAATGGACTCTAACATTGAGAAACCGGGAACTGACTGCAAg GTGCGTTATGAGCTATTAAACCAACATCAAAGTGTGAAAATTAAAGCAGAATCTGAAGTTCAAACAATGACAATGAAGCAA cagcagcagcagcagcagcaaaccaaTAACATAAAAGTGGCAGTATCAGAAGCCAATTTAGGGTACAGCACATCCCAAATGGACCAATGGCAAAGTAACAACGCGCATTGG GTGACAACTGACTCAGTAAATGCAGTATCACAAGGCCGGCAGCAAAACTTTAATGTTGGGAACTCTATGCGTGTGGGACTGAAa TACGCAGATGCGTCATCATCCATGAGAGTAAGAGATCAGTACAGAAACTCCATGCGCTGG AGGAACAATTGGATGAGAAGCAGCAAATACTCTGCAGACGCTGAGATTGGTACCCTCCGTGAGATGCTGTCCACAGCACTAACTACG ATGCTGTACAATCTCCAGGCACCAGGAGAGGAGCTGGGTGATTATGCTCCTCATGTATATGCTGAGGAAGGGGACAATGAGACCAGCTTTGAGCTAGATGACATCTCCATCCCTGATATTTCCTTTGAGCCAGACTTTGACCCAGACCTGACTTTGAAGTTCAATAATCTGGCCTCTATTTGCATGCCTCATAAAAGTACTGCATACAGTACCGAAACCTTCTTTGTGACGGAAAAACATGAGATGGCAACTCTAATCCAAGCAGAAAACTGGAAAACTAGCATGATCACTGAATCACATTTGTAA
- the LOC143326539 gene encoding cadherin-like protein 26 isoform X3 codes for MEMIQLSLFFMLCMVVHRSSSEILQRQKRSWIIDSFTIDEGYTGSFPYSLGTIKVEKDLSLFEIKGQGVDEDPIGILQINRETGEITVHGPVDYEKYKVFKIIFQAFDKEKHILDTQLGVEIQIKDSNDNPPKFDSEWQEISIKESTVQGTDLTIIKASDGDTNKKDATFVFRMVSVTPTPHDLEFYLNQKFETQTATISFRGCLDHERAEKYTIVVEAKDQGEKIQLSSSCTIIINIEDGNNHLPLITGQTGPGKVKEGEENVLVTRLQATDKDTKGTEAWRAKYQIHGDTDNNFRITTDPETNEGLLYLEKALDYEENPLKNITISVENEIPYHSCKVVSRTASGLWKVVTTTTGSTISGTGVDTLRQSTYQMTVTVEDVNEPPIFDKPNKQVTLGENVKAGQYLETFTARDRDTINANTFVYSKGHDPAGWITVDPVTGKITTAKGFDRESAFVNNSIYTVTIHAVDNGKPPMTATATLSIHITDENDNTPTLDVNTIDMCQSHGPSVANITVSDLDEDPYGGPFQFKLHGDVEGKWRVDPPQGYSLNLVKENRVHSGQFKLLVEVFDRQHKSYVHNLSVTVCNCLDMTKPNCRNSATTSTAGGGAIGIIFFGILLLAGALLLAFMVSCNRDKVAFPDAGSGCIMDSNIEKPGTDCKVRYELLNQHQSVKIKAESEVQTMTMKQQQQQQQTNNIKVAVSEANLGYSTSQMDQWQSNNAHWVTTDSVNAVSQGRQQNFNVGNSMRVGLKYADASSSMRVRDQYRNSMRWRNNWMRSSKYSADAEIGTLREMLSTALTTMLYNLQAPGEELGDYAPHVYAEEGDNETSFELDDISIPDISFEPDFDPDLTLKFNNLASICMPHKSTAYSTETFFVTEKHEMATLIQAENWKTSMITESHL; via the exons ATGGAGATGATACAGCTCAGTCTCTTCTTCATGCTG TGCATGGTAGTCCACAGGTCATCTTCAGAAATTTTGCAGCGACAAAAAAGAAGCTGGATCATTGATTCTTTTACCATCGATGAAGGCTATACTGGAAGCTTCCCATATTCTCTGGGCACA ATTAAAGTTGAGAAGGACCTCAGCCTTTTCGAGATAAAAGGTCAAGGTGTTGATGAGGACCCAATAGGTATATTACAAATCAACAGAGAAACCGGAGAGATTACTGTCCACGGCCCTGTGGACTATGAGAAGTACAAAGTTTTTAAG ATAATCTTTCAGGCCTttgataaagaaaaacacatattaGACACGCAGCTGGGCGTTGAGATCCAGATTAAGGACTCAAATGACAACCCTCCAAAGTTTGACTCTGAATGGCAGGAGATCAGCATAAAAGAGTCAACGGTACAAG GCACTGACCTTACTATTATCAAGGCAAGCGATGGCGACACCAACAAGAAAGATgcaacatttgttttcagaatgGTCTCAGTCACTCCTACACCCCATGACCTGGAGTTCTACTTAAACCAGAAGTTTGAAACTCAAACTGCAACCATCTCATTTAGAGGGTGTCTGGACCATGAG agagcagagaaataCACCATCGTAGTGGAGGCCAAAGACCAGGGAGAAAAAATCCagctctccagctcctgcacTATCATAATCAACATAGAAGATGGAAATAATCACCTTCCTTTAATCACAGGACAAACG GGCCCAGGGAAAgtgaaagaaggagaggaaaatgttctTGTAACGCGTCTGCAAGCTACAGACAAAGACACCAAAGGTACAGAGGCCTGGAGAGCGAAATATCAAATCCACGGAGACACAGACAACAACTTCAGGATCACTACTGACCCTGAGACAAACGAGGGACTACTGTATCTGGAAAAG GCTCTGGACTATGAAGAAAATCCTCTGAAGAACATAACTATCAGTGTAGAGAATGAAATTCCTTATCACTCATGCAAAGTGGTGAGCCGCACAGCCTCTGGCCTTTGGAAAGTAGTCACTACTACTACTGGTTCCACAATTAGTGGAACAGGGGTAGACACACTACGTCAGTCCACCTACCAAATGACAGTGACCGTGGAGGATGTCAACGAGCCTCCAATCTTCGACAAACCTAACAAACAAGTTACACTGGGTGAGAATGTCAAGGCGGGACAGTATCTGGAGACATTTACAGCCAGAGACCGTGACACAATTAACGCAAACACATTTGT ataCAGCAAAGGACATGATCCAGCTGGCTGGATCACAGTGGACCCTGTGACAGGAAAAATAACTACAGCAAAGGGCTTTGACCGAGAGTCAGCCTTTGTGAACAATAGTATCTATACCGTCACAATACATGCTGTTGACAATG GCAAACCTCCAATGACAGCCACTGCCACCCTAAGCATCCATATTACCGATGAGAATGACAATACTCCAACCTTGGATGTCAACACAATTGACATGTGCCAGTCTCATGGGCCATCTGTGGCCAACATCACAGTGTCTGACTTGGATGAAGATCCCTACGGTGGACCTTTCCAGTTCAAGCTCCATGGAGATGTTGAGGGCAAGTGGAGGGTTGACCCTCCTCAAG GGTATTCGCTCAACCTGGTGAAAGAGAACAGGGTTCATTCTGGACAATTTAAGCTGCTGGTGGAAGTGTTTGACCGTCAGCACAAAAGCTATGTCCACAACTTGTCAGTTACTGTGTGTAACTGCTTAGACATGACGAAGCCAAACTGTCGCAACAGCGCTACTACCTCGACAGCAGGAGGCGGAGCAATTGGGATCATCTTCTTCGGCATACTACTGCTTGCAG GTGCGCTGCTTTTGGCTTTTATGGTGTCATGCAATAGAGACAAAGTAGCATTCCCAGATGCCGGGTCCGGTTGTATAATGGACTCTAACATTGAGAAACCGGGAACTGACTGCAAg GTGCGTTATGAGCTATTAAACCAACATCAAAGTGTGAAAATTAAAGCAGAATCTGAAGTTCAAACAATGACAATGAAGCAA cagcagcagcagcagcaaaccaaTAACATAAAAGTGGCAGTATCAGAAGCCAATTTAGGGTACAGCACATCCCAAATGGACCAATGGCAAAGTAACAACGCGCATTGG GTGACAACTGACTCAGTAAATGCAGTATCACAAGGCCGGCAGCAAAACTTTAATGTTGGGAACTCTATGCGTGTGGGACTGAAa TACGCAGATGCGTCATCATCCATGAGAGTAAGAGATCAGTACAGAAACTCCATGCGCTGG AGGAACAATTGGATGAGAAGCAGCAAATACTCTGCAGACGCTGAGATTGGTACCCTCCGTGAGATGCTGTCCACAGCACTAACTACG ATGCTGTACAATCTCCAGGCACCAGGAGAGGAGCTGGGTGATTATGCTCCTCATGTATATGCTGAGGAAGGGGACAATGAGACCAGCTTTGAGCTAGATGACATCTCCATCCCTGATATTTCCTTTGAGCCAGACTTTGACCCAGACCTGACTTTGAAGTTCAATAATCTGGCCTCTATTTGCATGCCTCATAAAAGTACTGCATACAGTACCGAAACCTTCTTTGTGACGGAAAAACATGAGATGGCAACTCTAATCCAAGCAGAAAACTGGAAAACTAGCATGATCACTGAATCACATTTGTAA